AGAGCCGTCGATGAGCCTGGCGAGCCCGGTCTTGGTGGAGTACTTGAAGATGAAGGCCTTCATGAGGTCGTAGCGGTAGTTCCTGTTGAGGAAGTTGTAGAGGACAGGGTTGATGCAGCAGTGGACCAGCGAGAAGCACTGCGTCAGGTGCAACGCCACATCCAGGAAGTTCTCCAGCCGGCAGCTGAATGGCAGGACGCCGAGCAGCGACAGCGTGTCCAGCAGGAGGACGGCATGGAACGGTAGCCAGCACACCAGGAAGACCACGATGTAGGTGAGGATGATGTGGCGGCTGACGCGGCGCTCCTGATCCGAGCTGGGGGGTATCGCTGCCGCCACAAGCAGGTAGAAGATGGCGATGACGGGGAGAGGGATGGCGAAGCCAAGCGCGATGAAACTTAGCTGGACGCCCACCATCCAATCTCGAGGGTTGTCCGCCGGGTACACCGGCCGACAGACGGTGCCTTCGTGGTGCGACGACTTGACCACCTGCAGGAAGTAGGCGTCAGGGACAGAGGCTGCCAGCGCCAGCAGCCACACCAGGACGCAGATCAGCCGCCGCACCACCTTCTTCCTCCGGCTGTCGGGGGCGTCGGCGAACAGCGTGACGGACAGGTAGCGGTCCACGCTCATGCAGGTGAGGAAGAAGATGCTGCTGAAGAGGTTGACGCTGAAGACCAGGTGGGTGAGTCTGCAGACGGTGTCTCCGAACGGCCAGTGCCCGCCCTGCAGCAGCGACGCTACCCACACTGGCAGCGTGGCCACCGCGCACAGGTCGGCCACCGCCAGGTTCAGCACGTACAGGTGAGTCTCATAGCGGTTCCTGACGGAGCACAAGTTGACCCACACCACCAGGGCGTTGGCGGCGAGGCCCACCAGGAAGATGAAGACGTAGAGGACGGAGAGGACGTGCAGGAATGAGGCGTGGC
This is a stretch of genomic DNA from Plectropomus leopardus isolate mb unplaced genomic scaffold, YSFRI_Pleo_2.0 unplaced_scaffold10894, whole genome shotgun sequence. It encodes these proteins:
- the LOC121963330 gene encoding atypical chemokine receptor 3-like, giving the protein MSLSTSDLTELLELWEELNLTAADNLSHVEALLCLGAVSHASFLHVLSVLYVFIFLVGLAANALVVWVNLCSVRNRYETHLYVLNLAVADLCAVATLPVWVASLLQGGHWPFGDTVCRLTHLVFSVNLFSSIFFLTCMSVDRYLSVTLFADAPDSRRKKVVRRLICVLVWLLALAASVPDAYFLQVVKSSHHEGTVCRPVYPADNPRDWMVGVQLSFIALGFAIPLPVIAIFYLLVAAAIPPSSDQERRVSRHIILTYIVVFLVCWLPFHAVLLLDTLSLLGVLPFSCRLENFLDVALHLTQCFSLVHCCINPVLYNFLNRNYRYDLMKAFIFKYSTKTGLARLIDGSQASETEYSAVMMDNSVLT